From the Gordonia bronchialis DSM 43247 genome, one window contains:
- the macS gene encoding MacS family sensor histidine kinase, translating into MSTPKIAPTTGFDRLFPASWRRLDDTDPVGPLWRAAQIFRLASFAYALGFQIVINGDLDRPGLTWVLFGLMTAANVWWAAGYLIGFGRRWWFVAIEVAVSAVLMLSTSYVADTAWVASNQTWPTTLWMTNAVLSSALVGGAMWGVIAAAVIGAANLYVKGDIVWNFGRNATLLLLLMTGLAVGLAASRARLTHQRMTAAIRAAAQATERERLAREVHDGVLQVLALVARRGTEIGGDAAALAHLAAEQETRLRKLIAAQPDSVPTEFDGDRKTVDLGARLRDLGDDATSVSTPSDPVPVPEPTATELLAVVANILDNTRHHAGAGARSFLLLEDLGDEVVISVRDNGVGIAPGRLDEARAEGRMGIARSIVGRVEDLGGRAALQTAPGSGTEWELTIPVQEGRR; encoded by the coding sequence ATGTCCACGCCGAAGATCGCGCCGACGACCGGGTTCGACCGGCTGTTCCCGGCATCGTGGCGTCGGCTCGACGACACCGATCCGGTGGGACCGCTGTGGCGGGCCGCGCAGATCTTCCGGCTTGCGTCGTTCGCCTACGCCCTGGGGTTCCAGATCGTCATCAACGGCGACCTCGACCGGCCCGGTCTCACCTGGGTGCTGTTCGGCCTGATGACCGCGGCCAACGTGTGGTGGGCGGCCGGGTATCTGATCGGCTTCGGGCGTCGATGGTGGTTCGTCGCCATCGAGGTGGCCGTCTCGGCGGTGCTGATGCTGTCCACGTCCTATGTGGCCGACACGGCCTGGGTGGCGTCGAATCAGACGTGGCCAACCACCTTGTGGATGACCAACGCGGTGTTGTCGTCGGCGCTGGTCGGCGGAGCGATGTGGGGCGTGATTGCGGCTGCCGTGATCGGCGCGGCCAACCTGTACGTCAAGGGCGACATCGTCTGGAACTTCGGACGCAACGCCACTCTGCTACTGCTGCTGATGACCGGACTGGCGGTGGGGCTCGCGGCCTCACGCGCGCGCCTGACCCACCAGCGGATGACAGCCGCGATCCGCGCCGCAGCGCAGGCCACCGAACGCGAACGACTCGCCCGCGAGGTCCACGACGGGGTCCTGCAGGTGCTCGCGCTCGTCGCCCGGCGGGGCACCGAGATCGGTGGCGACGCCGCAGCGCTCGCGCATCTGGCCGCCGAGCAGGAGACGCGCCTTCGCAAACTGATCGCCGCCCAACCCGATTCTGTCCCAACGGAATTCGACGGCGACCGGAAGACCGTCGACCTGGGTGCGCGTCTGCGGGATCTGGGTGACGACGCGACCTCGGTGAGCACGCCGTCGGACCCGGTTCCGGTGCCCGAACCTACGGCCACCGAACTGCTCGCCGTCGTCGCCAACATCCTGGACAACACCCGACACCACGCCGGTGCGGGCGCACGCAGCTTCCTGCTCCTCGAGGACCTCGGTGACGAGGTGGTGATCAGCGTCCGCGACAACGGTGTCGGTATCGCACCCGGCCGGCTCGACGAGGCGCGGGCAGAGGGCAGGATGGGTATCGCGCGGTCGATCGTCGGGCGGGTCGAGGACCTCGGCGGGCGGGCCGCGCTCCAGACCGCCCCGGGGTCGGGGACGGAATGGGAGTTGACGATTCCGGTGCAGGAGGGTCGCCGCTGA
- a CDS encoding response regulator produces the protein MSTQPVRVMVVDDHPMWRDGVARDLADEGFDVVATADGVRAATSRAAAVRPDVVLMDMQMPDGTGATATAELLKVCPEAHVLVLSASDERDDVLDAIKAGATGYLVKSAQRSELVAAVHATADGQAVFTPGLAGLVLGEYRRIARSPGPETPVLTERETQVLREVAKGLSSRQIANRLAISPRTVENHVGATLRKLQLANRVELTRYAIEHGLDTD, from the coding sequence ATGAGTACGCAACCGGTGCGGGTGATGGTGGTCGACGACCACCCGATGTGGCGCGACGGCGTCGCCCGTGACCTCGCCGACGAGGGTTTCGACGTGGTGGCCACCGCCGACGGTGTTCGCGCCGCCACCAGCCGGGCCGCGGCGGTGCGGCCCGACGTGGTGCTCATGGACATGCAGATGCCCGACGGCACCGGCGCCACGGCCACCGCCGAACTGCTCAAGGTGTGCCCCGAGGCGCACGTCCTGGTGCTCTCGGCCTCCGACGAACGCGACGACGTGCTCGACGCGATCAAAGCCGGAGCCACCGGCTATCTGGTGAAGAGCGCCCAGCGCTCCGAGCTGGTCGCGGCGGTCCACGCCACCGCCGACGGGCAGGCGGTGTTCACGCCGGGCCTGGCCGGGCTGGTGCTCGGCGAGTACCGCCGGATCGCCCGCTCCCCGGGCCCCGAGACACCCGTGCTCACCGAGCGCGAAACCCAGGTGTTGCGCGAGGTGGCGAAGGGACTGTCGTCGCGGCAGATCGCCAACCGGCTCGCCATCAGCCCGCGGACCGTCGAGAACCACGTGGGCGCCACGCTGCGCAAACTGCAGCTGGCCAACCGGGTGGAGTTGACGCGGTACGCCATCGAACACGGGCTCGACACAGACTGA
- a CDS encoding DUF2339 domain-containing protein: MTATNPLDATPAGALDRIRGEFADISRRMTTVSTELTELQRLITAPAPAVPGPPPPPSTPYPSTPYPSTTAGFVPPNVVSTPRHVPPVPPQPRLFPATAAHPYPGPPAHLPPRPYAPPFTPVPAPRKPSTPLSERIAAATERGLIGKILAGVGVAITLIGVVLLLVLAAQAGVLRPEIRVAGGAVLAAVLFGLGVWLGGKPEKRSGASALVATGVAAALFDVLAATAIYHWLPAYAAIVVAAVIAAGGLRVAHVWSSQALGLMVSIPLMALAPFLTGGADELLIGFLLVYVAATLWIQLGRNWIAMHAVNTAASTLPLLFVVVFTPEVDRWFFTVAVVTNVVLAVGSSIALMPSSREPIVAALIAAVSIIPMIGAANVTGEIVAASILGGITVVLVLIALAGAGLPGVNREVRVVWLSSAAVTALTAAGTVLDGFGMSVAVAGIAVVTGIAAVTAVTSVSAKDLGVPLRIIATVFTGLALLSTAASGSLAQLFVVDALPTSEQVLLLVVVALTLAAVAVLTYTWGQAAGHQQQTIAIVGSLFALWLVTLGCVGLGTLIGAGTDAGIRGGHAAATIVWVLAAAVGLLWARRQRGGSRAVTLTASLAVIAAAVAKLFLFDLAALDGVFRVIAFIVVGLLLLSLGVAYAQSLSSDERDGHPVAAPLTRHN, from the coding sequence ATGACTGCCACCAACCCACTCGACGCCACACCGGCCGGCGCGCTGGACCGGATTCGCGGGGAGTTCGCCGACATCAGCCGCCGCATGACGACGGTGTCCACCGAGCTCACCGAGCTGCAGAGACTCATCACCGCCCCCGCACCCGCCGTACCCGGTCCGCCACCACCGCCCTCAACCCCATACCCCTCGACCCCATATCCCTCGACCACTGCGGGCTTCGTCCCGCCGAACGTCGTGTCAACACCTCGCCACGTGCCACCGGTGCCGCCGCAACCCCGCCTGTTCCCGGCGACCGCCGCGCACCCGTACCCCGGCCCGCCCGCACACCTCCCCCCACGTCCATATGCACCGCCGTTCACTCCGGTTCCGGCGCCGCGCAAGCCGTCCACCCCGCTGTCCGAGCGGATCGCGGCCGCCACCGAACGCGGACTGATCGGCAAGATCCTCGCCGGTGTGGGCGTGGCCATCACGCTCATCGGCGTGGTGCTGCTCCTGGTCCTGGCCGCCCAGGCCGGCGTGCTGCGCCCAGAGATCCGGGTCGCCGGTGGCGCCGTGCTCGCGGCCGTGTTGTTCGGACTCGGCGTGTGGCTCGGCGGTAAACCCGAGAAGCGCTCCGGCGCATCGGCTCTCGTCGCCACCGGAGTGGCCGCCGCCCTGTTCGACGTCCTCGCCGCAACGGCGATCTACCACTGGCTGCCCGCCTACGCTGCGATAGTCGTGGCCGCGGTGATCGCCGCGGGTGGGCTGAGGGTCGCGCACGTGTGGAGCAGTCAGGCCCTCGGTCTGATGGTCAGCATCCCGCTGATGGCCCTCGCACCGTTCCTCACCGGCGGAGCCGACGAACTGCTGATCGGATTCCTGCTGGTGTACGTGGCTGCGACATTGTGGATTCAATTGGGCCGCAATTGGATTGCCATGCACGCGGTCAACACCGCGGCGTCCACGCTCCCGCTGCTCTTCGTGGTGGTGTTCACTCCCGAGGTCGACCGCTGGTTCTTCACGGTCGCCGTGGTCACGAATGTCGTTCTGGCCGTGGGTTCGTCGATCGCACTCATGCCGTCATCGAGGGAACCCATCGTCGCGGCGCTGATCGCCGCGGTCTCGATCATCCCGATGATCGGGGCCGCCAACGTCACCGGCGAGATCGTCGCAGCGTCGATCCTCGGCGGCATCACCGTCGTACTCGTGCTCATCGCTCTCGCCGGCGCCGGGCTGCCCGGGGTCAACCGGGAGGTCCGCGTGGTCTGGCTCTCGAGCGCCGCCGTCACCGCACTCACCGCGGCCGGCACCGTCCTGGACGGCTTCGGCATGAGCGTCGCCGTCGCCGGAATCGCCGTCGTCACTGGAATCGCCGCCGTCACCGCGGTGACGTCGGTGTCCGCCAAGGACCTCGGGGTGCCGCTGCGGATCATCGCGACGGTGTTCACCGGCCTTGCACTGCTGTCCACCGCCGCCTCCGGATCGCTGGCCCAGTTGTTCGTCGTCGACGCCCTACCGACCTCCGAGCAAGTGCTGCTGCTGGTGGTCGTGGCGCTCACCCTGGCCGCCGTCGCCGTGCTCACCTACACGTGGGGACAGGCCGCGGGTCACCAGCAGCAGACCATCGCGATCGTCGGCAGTCTGTTCGCGCTGTGGCTGGTCACGCTGGGCTGCGTGGGGCTCGGCACGCTCATCGGTGCGGGCACCGACGCCGGTATCCGGGGCGGTCACGCGGCCGCCACCATCGTCTGGGTGCTGGCTGCCGCCGTCGGTCTGCTGTGGGCCCGCCGGCAGCGAGGTGGTTCACGCGCCGTCACCCTGACCGCGAGCTTGGCGGTCATCGCCGCCGCCGTGGCCAAACTGTTCCTCTTCGACCTGGCTGCACTCGACGGCGTGTTCCGGGTGATCGCGTTCATCGTCGTCGGATTGCTGCTGCTCTCGCTGGGTGTGGCCTATGCGCAGTCGCTGAGCTCCGACGAGCGGGACGGCCACCCGGTCGCCGCCCCCCTGACCCGACACAACTGA
- a CDS encoding alpha/beta fold hydrolase translates to MPRRLLFVHGAGGEDEDRPLAHAFGDRLDATLDYPVIPADDMSLPTWAAAIRDRLTGLGASDLVIAHSFGASVLLHVLAAESRVWPPVVALAMPDWGPDGWDVADYAFDGPEPSATLTLHHCRDDAEVPFEHLALNAARLPSARVVTHDTGGHQFDGQVGRVIAQM, encoded by the coding sequence ATGCCCAGACGTCTGCTGTTCGTTCACGGCGCCGGCGGTGAGGATGAGGACCGGCCGCTGGCACACGCCTTCGGTGACCGGCTCGACGCGACGCTCGACTACCCGGTGATCCCCGCCGACGACATGTCGCTTCCCACATGGGCTGCGGCGATCCGTGACCGCCTGACCGGTCTCGGCGCGTCGGATCTGGTGATCGCGCACTCGTTCGGGGCGTCGGTCCTGTTGCATGTGCTCGCCGCCGAATCTCGCGTGTGGCCGCCGGTGGTGGCACTCGCCATGCCCGACTGGGGACCCGACGGCTGGGATGTCGCCGACTACGCCTTCGACGGTCCCGAGCCTTCCGCGACGCTGACACTGCATCATTGCCGCGACGACGCGGAGGTCCCGTTCGAGCACCTCGCACTCAATGCGGCGCGGTTGCCGTCGGCGCGGGTGGTCACCCATGACACGGGCGGGCATCAGTTCGACGGACAGGTGGGCAGGGTCATCGCCCAGATGTGA
- a CDS encoding YciI family protein — MAKYLLLKHYRGGKAPTNDVPVDQWGPGEWDAHSQFMEDFAQKLVGTGEFVASHALAEDGVWVRFDGEGRPPVTDGPFAETKDLIAGFMMIDVDSYDRALELAAELSAAPGAGGRPLGEWLELRPVMWTAPTITE, encoded by the coding sequence ATGGCGAAGTATCTGCTTCTCAAGCACTATCGCGGCGGCAAGGCACCCACCAACGACGTGCCGGTCGATCAATGGGGCCCCGGCGAGTGGGATGCGCACTCGCAGTTCATGGAGGACTTCGCGCAGAAACTCGTCGGGACCGGCGAGTTCGTGGCCTCCCACGCACTCGCCGAGGACGGTGTGTGGGTTCGCTTCGACGGCGAGGGGCGCCCCCCGGTGACCGACGGCCCGTTCGCCGAGACCAAGGATCTGATCGCGGGCTTCATGATGATCGACGTCGATTCCTACGACCGTGCACTGGAACTCGCCGCTGAACTGTCGGCGGCACCCGGTGCCGGTGGGCGGCCGTTGGGCGAATGGCTGGAGTTGCGTCCGGTGATGTGGACCGCGCCGACCATCACCGAATGA
- a CDS encoding CinA family protein, protein MSEPDESDSIDALCSELADLIEERPTVAVAESLTGGGIASALSRASTSGDWFAGGIVAYQPHVKHDLLEVPPGPIVSAQAAETMASNTARLLGADLVVAVTGEAGPEPQEEDPGTVWFGVVSGGESSAGARCSTGTRRRSSRRQRCTPCAC, encoded by the coding sequence ATGTCCGAGCCCGACGAATCCGACTCCATCGACGCCCTGTGTTCCGAACTGGCCGATCTGATCGAGGAGCGGCCGACGGTGGCCGTCGCCGAATCGCTGACCGGCGGCGGGATCGCGTCGGCGCTCAGCCGTGCATCGACGTCGGGTGACTGGTTCGCCGGCGGGATCGTCGCCTATCAACCCCACGTCAAACACGACCTTCTCGAGGTGCCGCCCGGGCCGATCGTATCGGCGCAGGCGGCGGAGACGATGGCGTCGAACACCGCCCGCCTACTCGGCGCCGACCTCGTCGTCGCGGTCACCGGTGAGGCCGGACCCGAACCGCAGGAAGAGGATCCGGGCACCGTGTGGTTCGGCGTGGTCTCCGGGGGCGAGTCTTCAGCCGGCGCAAGGTGTTCGACGGGGACCCGCCGGAGATCGTCGAGGCGACAACGCTGCACGCCCTGCGCCTGCTGA
- a CDS encoding zinc-dependent alcohol dehydrogenase has protein sequence MRAVTWQGKRHVSVDNVPDPKIVDPTDAIIKVTSTNICGSDLHLYEVLGAFMSAGDILGHEPMGIVEEVGSGVGDLSVGDRVVIPFQISCGSCYMCDHTLYTQCETTQVRDQGMGAALFGYSKLYGSVPGGQAEYLRVPQAQFTHIKVPGDAPDARYVYLSDVLPTAWQAVEYADVPPGGSVTVLGLGPIGDMAARIAHHRGLQVIAVDRVPERIARLDARGIKTINLDSVDDLGGEIRELTDGRGTDSVIDAVGMEAHGSTTAKVLQQVVGLLPDAVAAPMMQKAGVDRLAALYSAIDIVRRGGTISLIGVYGGMADPLPMLTLFDKQITVRQGQANVKKWVPDILPLLGDDDPLGVDSFASHELSLDDAPHAYDIFQRKAEGAVKIVLKP, from the coding sequence ATGCGAGCAGTCACCTGGCAGGGCAAGCGGCACGTGAGCGTCGACAACGTTCCCGATCCGAAGATCGTCGACCCCACCGACGCCATCATCAAGGTCACCTCGACCAACATCTGCGGCTCGGACCTGCACCTCTACGAGGTACTCGGCGCCTTCATGTCCGCCGGCGACATTCTCGGCCACGAACCGATGGGCATCGTGGAGGAAGTCGGTTCCGGCGTCGGCGATCTGTCCGTGGGCGATCGGGTGGTCATCCCGTTCCAGATCTCCTGCGGGTCGTGTTACATGTGCGACCACACGCTCTACACCCAGTGCGAGACCACCCAGGTTCGCGACCAGGGCATGGGTGCGGCGCTGTTCGGCTACTCCAAGCTGTACGGGTCCGTGCCGGGCGGGCAGGCCGAGTACCTGCGTGTTCCGCAGGCACAGTTCACCCACATCAAGGTTCCCGGCGACGCACCCGACGCGCGGTATGTCTACCTGTCCGACGTGCTGCCCACCGCCTGGCAGGCCGTCGAGTACGCCGACGTCCCACCGGGCGGCTCGGTGACGGTCCTGGGGTTGGGGCCGATCGGCGACATGGCTGCCCGCATCGCCCATCACCGCGGGTTGCAGGTGATCGCGGTCGACCGGGTGCCCGAACGGATCGCACGTCTCGACGCCCGCGGCATCAAGACCATCAACCTCGACAGCGTCGACGACCTCGGAGGCGAGATCCGCGAACTCACCGATGGCCGCGGCACCGACTCGGTCATCGACGCGGTCGGCATGGAGGCACACGGCTCGACCACCGCGAAGGTGTTGCAGCAGGTCGTCGGCCTGCTGCCGGACGCGGTGGCCGCCCCGATGATGCAGAAGGCCGGAGTGGACCGCCTCGCCGCGCTCTACTCGGCCATCGACATCGTGCGACGCGGTGGCACGATCTCGTTGATCGGCGTGTACGGCGGCATGGCCGATCCGCTGCCCATGCTCACCCTTTTCGACAAGCAGATCACCGTGCGCCAGGGTCAGGCGAATGTGAAGAAGTGGGTGCCCGACATCCTGCCACTCCTCGGCGACGACGACCCGCTGGGCGTGGACAGCTTTGCCTCCCATGAACTTTCGCTCGACGACGCCCCGCACGCCTACGACATCTTCCAGCGCAAAGCCGAGGGCGCCGTCAAGATCGTGCTGAAGCCGTGA
- a CDS encoding cutinase family protein — MMRVITRLFVLALCLVSALGAAAIIATPKAAAAPCADVEVVFARGTIEPAPPVGLTGLSFAAALRSRLPGKSVNVYGVNYPASDQFNNRLLFAQTVANGVRDAQNRVRYVAARCPRTKIVLGGYSQGAVVSGYAVQANIDVPARYRQYEDRVPPPLPAALSRNIAAVVFFGAPSDRFIRDVGAPPIRVAPAYRYKTVRYCIPGDTICNGSPVGGPNALHVLYTVNGMTIDAANYVARRL; from the coding sequence ATGATGCGGGTGATCACACGCCTGTTCGTCCTGGCTCTGTGCCTCGTATCGGCTCTCGGGGCGGCCGCAATCATCGCCACCCCGAAGGCGGCGGCCGCCCCGTGCGCCGACGTCGAGGTGGTCTTCGCCCGCGGGACCATCGAACCCGCTCCGCCGGTCGGTCTGACCGGCCTCTCCTTTGCCGCGGCGCTGCGCTCGCGACTGCCCGGCAAGTCGGTGAACGTCTACGGCGTGAACTACCCGGCCAGCGACCAGTTCAACAACCGTCTGCTGTTCGCGCAGACCGTCGCCAACGGTGTCCGGGACGCGCAGAACCGCGTCCGATACGTCGCGGCGAGGTGTCCGCGCACCAAGATCGTGCTCGGCGGCTACTCGCAGGGTGCGGTGGTCAGCGGATATGCCGTGCAGGCCAACATCGACGTGCCGGCGCGCTACCGCCAGTACGAGGACCGGGTGCCACCGCCGCTGCCGGCCGCCCTGTCCCGCAACATCGCCGCGGTCGTGTTCTTCGGCGCGCCGTCGGATCGCTTCATCCGCGATGTGGGCGCACCGCCGATCCGGGTCGCCCCGGCCTACCGCTACAAGACCGTCCGTTACTGCATACCCGGTGACACCATCTGCAACGGTTCGCCGGTGGGCGGGCCCAACGCCCTGCACGTGCTGTACACGGTCAACGGCATGACGATCGACGCGGCGAATTACGTGGCCCGACGACTCTGA
- a CDS encoding XdhC family protein yields MRDVLPVLAEHWRAGETVGLATVVATSGSAPRRPGAAMVRLADGRVLGSVSGGCVESAVYELLGEVMESGTPSSEQYGIADDDAFAVGLTCGGILDVFCEPVNQQTWPDLGDIADAVEARRPMAVATVIAGARAAGHLTVTPADASGTLGEPGLDRAVEQDARGLLDLGESSILRYGATGQRMDDDVAVFVNSFAPPPRLIVFGAIDFAAAVAAAGAALGYHVTVCDARAVFATRDRFPAAHEIVVDWPHRYLRAETAAGRIDGRTAICVLTHDPKFDVPALLAAFETPDGVYIGAMGSRRTHDDRLRRLRDEGATDADLARLHSPIGLDLGAQTPAETAVSIVAEIIAARRGGSGTNLTRLDDHIHPDVVR; encoded by the coding sequence ATGAGAGATGTCCTGCCCGTTCTTGCCGAACACTGGCGCGCCGGGGAGACCGTCGGGTTGGCGACCGTGGTCGCGACCTCGGGTTCGGCGCCACGCCGACCAGGGGCGGCGATGGTGCGCCTGGCCGATGGCCGGGTTCTCGGGTCGGTGTCGGGCGGATGCGTCGAAAGCGCCGTCTACGAGTTGCTCGGTGAGGTCATGGAGTCCGGAACGCCGAGCAGCGAGCAGTACGGGATTGCCGACGACGACGCGTTTGCCGTCGGCCTCACCTGTGGTGGCATCCTCGACGTGTTCTGCGAACCGGTCAATCAGCAGACCTGGCCCGATCTGGGCGACATCGCCGACGCCGTCGAGGCCCGACGACCCATGGCGGTCGCCACCGTCATCGCCGGCGCACGCGCGGCCGGCCACCTCACCGTGACGCCCGCAGACGCGTCCGGCACTCTGGGCGAGCCCGGACTCGACCGCGCCGTCGAACAGGATGCCCGCGGGCTGCTCGATCTCGGCGAGTCGTCGATCCTGCGCTATGGCGCCACGGGACAGCGCATGGACGACGACGTCGCCGTCTTCGTCAACTCGTTTGCCCCGCCACCGCGGCTGATCGTGTTCGGCGCCATCGATTTCGCGGCCGCCGTCGCCGCGGCCGGCGCGGCGCTCGGCTATCACGTGACGGTGTGCGATGCCCGCGCCGTGTTCGCCACCCGGGACCGCTTCCCGGCCGCCCACGAGATCGTGGTGGACTGGCCGCACCGTTATCTGCGTGCCGAGACCGCCGCCGGACGCATCGACGGGCGGACCGCGATCTGCGTGCTGACCCACGATCCCAAGTTCGACGTCCCGGCGCTGCTGGCCGCCTTCGAGACACCCGACGGTGTCTACATCGGTGCGATGGGTTCCCGCCGAACCCACGACGACCGCCTGCGCCGCTTGCGCGACGAAGGCGCCACCGACGCCGACCTCGCGCGACTGCATTCGCCGATCGGCCTCGACCTGGGTGCCCAGACGCCCGCCGAAACCGCGGTGTCGATCGTCGCGGAGATCATCGCGGCCCGACGCGGCGGCAGCGGGACCAACCTGACCCGCCTCGACGATCACATCCATCCCGACGTCGTGCGGTGA
- a CDS encoding AAA family ATPase, translating into MTLPPALPRSPAELTAALEHTGYLADDGLAMAAFLALRMGRPLFCEGEPGTGKTSLAVGLAQALDLPLIRLQCHEGIDAAQALYDWDFPRQLLHLRTLEAASVGPLDADAAETSLYTDRFLLARPLLRALTEAPCVLLIDEIDRADDEFEAFLLQLLDENAVTIPELGHIAASTPPLAILTSNRTREVHDALKRRCLYHWLEHPSLDREIAILGRRVPAIGDDLAAQVAGAVQKLRTLELLKPPGVAETLDWARALRELDRDVLDAEIAAATLGAVLKYREDVDRVVRAGLDRLLA; encoded by the coding sequence ATGACCCTTCCACCAGCTCTGCCCCGGTCACCGGCCGAACTAACGGCCGCGCTGGAGCACACCGGCTACCTCGCCGACGACGGCCTGGCGATGGCCGCGTTCCTCGCCCTGCGGATGGGTCGGCCGCTGTTCTGCGAAGGCGAGCCGGGTACCGGCAAGACATCACTCGCCGTCGGGCTGGCGCAGGCCCTGGATCTGCCGTTGATCCGCCTGCAATGCCATGAGGGCATCGACGCCGCGCAAGCGCTCTACGACTGGGACTTCCCGCGCCAGCTGTTGCACCTGCGCACCCTGGAGGCGGCCAGCGTCGGACCGCTGGATGCCGACGCGGCCGAAACATCGCTCTACACGGACAGATTCCTGCTCGCGCGTCCGCTGTTGCGGGCACTCACCGAGGCTCCGTGTGTGTTGCTCATCGACGAGATCGACCGGGCCGACGACGAATTCGAGGCATTCCTCCTCCAGCTCCTGGACGAGAACGCGGTCACCATCCCCGAGCTCGGGCACATCGCGGCATCGACCCCGCCGCTGGCGATCCTCACCTCCAACCGCACCCGCGAGGTGCACGACGCCCTCAAACGCCGCTGCCTCTACCACTGGCTCGAACACCCGTCGCTGGATCGCGAGATCGCCATCCTGGGCCGCCGCGTGCCCGCCATCGGCGACGACCTGGCCGCCCAGGTTGCCGGGGCGGTCCAGAAGCTGCGCACGCTGGAACTGCTCAAACCGCCGGGCGTCGCCGAGACGCTGGATTGGGCGCGCGCGTTGCGCGAACTCGACCGTGACGTGCTCGACGCCGAGATCGCCGCCGCCACCCTGGGTGCGGTGCTGAAGTACCGCGAGGACGTCGACCGCGTGGTGCGCGCCGGACTGGACCGGCTGTTGGCATGA
- a CDS encoding vWA domain-containing protein, whose amino-acid sequence MSAELVGIAGFARSLTHAGLPVATDSVELFTRALREIDLADMTQVYWTAQATLCRDPDDLPRFDLAFEAWFGDRMPRATRRPAQPRQSRVAALRSADAQETSGAGPALAVAADDTEVLRHRDIATLSAAERAHLAELIGQLAPVPPRRPALRRAPARRGEVDRRQTVRDMLAAGGEPVRPRRHRRATRPRRVVLLLDVSGSMSPYADALLRFAHVVTRVAPGDTEVFSLGTRLTRLSRALRSADPDQALVAAGRAVPDWAGGTRLGETLQAFLDRWGRRGAARGAVVVIFSDGWERGDPTLLAVQMAQLRRLARAVFWVNPHAGADGYQPIQGGIAAALPHLDRLLAGHSLATLQELLAAIRDA is encoded by the coding sequence ATGAGCGCCGAGCTGGTCGGGATCGCGGGTTTCGCGCGGAGCCTGACCCATGCCGGTCTGCCGGTCGCGACCGATTCGGTGGAGCTGTTCACCCGTGCCCTGCGCGAGATCGACCTCGCCGACATGACGCAGGTGTACTGGACCGCCCAGGCCACGCTGTGCCGCGATCCCGACGACCTCCCCCGCTTCGACCTGGCCTTCGAGGCCTGGTTCGGTGATCGGATGCCGCGCGCGACCCGGCGCCCGGCCCAACCCCGCCAATCGCGCGTGGCCGCGCTGCGCAGCGCCGATGCGCAGGAGACGAGCGGAGCGGGTCCGGCCCTTGCGGTGGCCGCCGACGACACCGAGGTGCTGCGGCACCGGGACATCGCAACGCTGTCGGCGGCCGAACGCGCACATCTCGCCGAGCTCATCGGCCAGCTGGCCCCGGTGCCGCCGCGTCGTCCGGCACTCCGCCGCGCCCCCGCACGACGTGGCGAGGTGGACCGGCGGCAGACCGTCCGCGACATGCTCGCCGCGGGCGGCGAACCGGTGCGCCCGCGCCGGCACCGACGCGCGACGCGCCCGCGCCGGGTGGTGCTGCTGCTCGATGTGTCCGGATCGATGAGCCCGTACGCCGATGCCCTGCTGCGGTTCGCGCATGTCGTGACCCGGGTCGCGCCCGGCGACACGGAGGTGTTCTCGCTCGGCACCCGCCTCACCCGACTGTCGCGGGCACTGCGCTCGGCCGATCCCGACCAGGCGCTCGTCGCGGCCGGGCGCGCGGTACCGGACTGGGCCGGCGGAACGCGTCTGGGCGAAACCCTGCAGGCGTTCCTGGATCGGTGGGGTCGCCGCGGCGCCGCCCGCGGTGCCGTCGTGGTGATCTTCTCCGACGGCTGGGAACGCGGCGATCCGACGCTGCTGGCAGTGCAGATGGCACAGCTGCGACGCCTCGCCCGCGCGGTGTTCTGGGTCAACCCGCATGCCGGCGCCGACGGCTATCAGCCGATCCAGGGCGGGATCGCCGCGGCACTACCGCACCTCGACCGCTTGCTCGCCGGCCACTCGCTGGCCACTCTGCAGGAACTGCTGGCCGCCATCCGAGACGCCTGA